A single Elaeis guineensis isolate ETL-2024a chromosome 15, EG11, whole genome shotgun sequence DNA region contains:
- the LOC105058572 gene encoding putative pentatricopeptide repeat-containing protein At1g74400 — MIVGLALHGRANEALLLFAEMKKSMSGHSNGCCVSPNHVTFVGVLMACSHAGLVNEAQFHWESMQRDYNLKPQLAHYGCMVDLFCRAGLLEDAYAFIKRMPMQCNAVIWRTLLAACSLHGNVSLGALARCRLLELEPDYAGDDVTMSNMYAAAGLWDEKQDVRKRMKRRRDPGSSLIEVGSRTHEFASSDRRHLREKGMQEVLQSIVENSRALVHVPESRC; from the coding sequence ATGATCGTGGGTCTTGCCTTGCATGGGCGAGCGAATGAGGCTTTGCTGCTGTTTGCTGAGATGAAAAAAAGCATGAGCGGCCACTCCAATGGCTGTTGTGTTAGTCCTAACCATGTCACCTTTGTCGGTGTGCTAATGGCGTGTAGCCATGCAGGGTTGGTCAATGAAGCACAATTTCACTGGGAGAGCATGCAGAGGGATTACAATCTGAAGCCTCAACTTGCTCATTATGGATGCATGGTTGATTTGTTTTGTCGAGCTGGGCTTCTTGAGGATGCTTATGCCTTTATCAAGCGAATGCCAATGCAGTGCAATGCAGTAATATGGCGTACTTTGCTTGCTGCGTGTAGTCTCCATGGCAATGTCAGCCTTGGAGCTCTTGCTCGCTGTAGGCTGCTCGAGCTGGAGCCCGACTATGCTGGTGATGATGTTACCATGTCCAATATGTATGCGGCTGCTGGGTTGTGGGATGAGAAGCAAGATGTTAGGAAAAGAATGAAGCGACGGAGAGATCCTGGCAGCAGTTTGATTGAAGTAGGAAGTAGGACTCATGAGTTTGCTTCTTCAGATAGGAGACACCTTAGGGAAAAAGGGATGCAAGAAGTTCTTCAAAGCATCGTGGAGAACTCCAGAGCTTTGGTGCATGTTCCAGAATCCAGATGCTGA
- the LOC105058571 gene encoding fructose-bisphosphate aldolase-lysine N-methyltransferase, chloroplastic isoform X3 has product MLALPRLLLPPSLLCTISNPHPLSLLTTTTTTTTRRIIALSQSRQHAAAIPSESAVRDFWQWLSDEGVANSSSSPPPVKPEFVPEGLGLVAQRDITKNEVVVEVPKKLWINPDTVAASDIGRVCGGLKPWVAISLFLLREKALGSASSWRPYLDILPLATDSPIFWSEEELSEIQGTQLLSTIMGVKEFVQSEFIKVEDDVILPNKDLFSSPITFNDFLWAFGILRSRAFPRLRGENLALIPLADLINHSSSITSEDSFWEIKGKGFFSRELIFSLRTPIYVKAGDQVYIQYDLAKSNAELALDYGFIESRQDREVYTLTLEITESDPFYGDKLDIAETNGLGETAYFDVILGSPLPPSMLPYLRLVALGGTDAFLLESIFRNSVWGHLELPVSRANEETICRVVRDACKSALSAYHTTIEEGLAYSFLET; this is encoded by the exons ATGTTGGCGTTACCCCGTCTcctccttcctccctccctcttaTGCACCATCTCCAACCCCCACCCCCTATCTCTtctcaccaccaccaccaccaccaccaccagaaGAATCATTGCCCTCTCTCAATCTCGACAACATGCCGCCGCCATCCCCTCCGAATCAGCTGTCCGCGACTTCTGGCAGTGGCTGTCCGACGAGGGAGTAGCAAATTCCTCCTCTTCCCCACCGCCAGTGAAGCCGGAGTTCGTCCCCGAAGGCCTAGGCCTTGTTGCCCAGCGGGACATAACCAAGAACGAGGTGGTGGTGGAGGTCCCCAAGAAGCTCTGGATCAACCCCGACACCGTCGCCGCCTCCGACATCGGGCGCGTCTGCGGAGGCCTCAAACCGTGGGTCGCCATTTCGCTCTTCCTCCTCAGGGAGAAGGCTTTGGGCTCGGCCTCTTCATGGCGCCCCTACCTCGACATCCTTCCGCTCGCCACAGATTCTCCCATCTTCTG GTCAGAGGAGGAGCTTTCCGAGATACAAG GAACCCAATTATTAAGCACAATAATGGGTGTCAAGGAATTCGTGCAGAGTGAGTTCATCAAAGTTGAGGATGATGTCATACTTCCAAACAAGGATCTCTTCTCCTCACCTATAACATTCAATGACTTCCTGTGGGCTTTCGGAATACTCAGGTCAAGGGCATTTCCACGCCTTCGTGGCGAAAatcttgctctaataccactggcTGACCTC ATCAACCATAGTTCCAGCATAACTTCAGAAGACTCTTTCTGGGAGATAAAAGGAAAGGGCTTCTTCTCAAGGGAACTCATATTCTCTTTGCGGACGCCAATTTATGTTAAGGCTGGTGACCAG GTGTATATTCAATATGATCTGGCAAAGAGCAATGCTGAATTGGCTCTTGACTATGGCTTCATTGAGTCAAGGCAAGATAGGGAGGTGTACACTTTGACATTAGAGATTACAGAATCAGATCCATTCTATGGAGACAAGCTGGATATTGCTGAAACAAATGGTTTAGGGGAGACTGCTTACTTTGATGTCATCCTGGGTTCTCCTCTCCCTCCATCAATGCTCCCATATCTTCGTTTGGTAGCTCTTGGGGGAACAGATGCATTTCTTCTAGAATCAATTTTTAGGAATTCAGTTTGGGGTCACCTTGAATTGCCTGTGAGTCGTGCCAATGAGGAAACAATATGCCGAGTTGTTAGAGATGCTTGCAAATCTGCCTTGTCTGCCTATCACACTACCATAGAAGAG GGTCTAGCTTATTCATTTCTTGAAACCTGA
- the LOC105058571 gene encoding fructose-bisphosphate aldolase-lysine N-methyltransferase, chloroplastic isoform X1 has protein sequence MLALPRLLLPPSLLCTISNPHPLSLLTTTTTTTTRRIIALSQSRQHAAAIPSESAVRDFWQWLSDEGVANSSSSPPPVKPEFVPEGLGLVAQRDITKNEVVVEVPKKLWINPDTVAASDIGRVCGGLKPWVAISLFLLREKALGSASSWRPYLDILPLATDSPIFWSEEELSEIQGTQLLSTIMGVKEFVQSEFIKVEDDVILPNKDLFSSPITFNDFLWAFGILRSRAFPRLRGENLALIPLADLINHSSSITSEDSFWEIKGKGFFSRELIFSLRTPIYVKAGDQVYIQYDLAKSNAELALDYGFIESRQDREVYTLTLEITESDPFYGDKLDIAETNGLGETAYFDVILGSPLPPSMLPYLRLVALGGTDAFLLESIFRNSVWGHLELPVSRANEETICRVVRDACKSALSAYHTTIEERSTSDLGYLTLCSHAAFASIIQDEKLMEEGKLDSRLQIAVAVRAGEKKVLKQIDDLFRERELELDGLEYYQERRLKDLGLVGEQGEIIFWESK, from the exons ATGTTGGCGTTACCCCGTCTcctccttcctccctccctcttaTGCACCATCTCCAACCCCCACCCCCTATCTCTtctcaccaccaccaccaccaccaccaccagaaGAATCATTGCCCTCTCTCAATCTCGACAACATGCCGCCGCCATCCCCTCCGAATCAGCTGTCCGCGACTTCTGGCAGTGGCTGTCCGACGAGGGAGTAGCAAATTCCTCCTCTTCCCCACCGCCAGTGAAGCCGGAGTTCGTCCCCGAAGGCCTAGGCCTTGTTGCCCAGCGGGACATAACCAAGAACGAGGTGGTGGTGGAGGTCCCCAAGAAGCTCTGGATCAACCCCGACACCGTCGCCGCCTCCGACATCGGGCGCGTCTGCGGAGGCCTCAAACCGTGGGTCGCCATTTCGCTCTTCCTCCTCAGGGAGAAGGCTTTGGGCTCGGCCTCTTCATGGCGCCCCTACCTCGACATCCTTCCGCTCGCCACAGATTCTCCCATCTTCTG GTCAGAGGAGGAGCTTTCCGAGATACAAG GAACCCAATTATTAAGCACAATAATGGGTGTCAAGGAATTCGTGCAGAGTGAGTTCATCAAAGTTGAGGATGATGTCATACTTCCAAACAAGGATCTCTTCTCCTCACCTATAACATTCAATGACTTCCTGTGGGCTTTCGGAATACTCAGGTCAAGGGCATTTCCACGCCTTCGTGGCGAAAatcttgctctaataccactggcTGACCTC ATCAACCATAGTTCCAGCATAACTTCAGAAGACTCTTTCTGGGAGATAAAAGGAAAGGGCTTCTTCTCAAGGGAACTCATATTCTCTTTGCGGACGCCAATTTATGTTAAGGCTGGTGACCAG GTGTATATTCAATATGATCTGGCAAAGAGCAATGCTGAATTGGCTCTTGACTATGGCTTCATTGAGTCAAGGCAAGATAGGGAGGTGTACACTTTGACATTAGAGATTACAGAATCAGATCCATTCTATGGAGACAAGCTGGATATTGCTGAAACAAATGGTTTAGGGGAGACTGCTTACTTTGATGTCATCCTGGGTTCTCCTCTCCCTCCATCAATGCTCCCATATCTTCGTTTGGTAGCTCTTGGGGGAACAGATGCATTTCTTCTAGAATCAATTTTTAGGAATTCAGTTTGGGGTCACCTTGAATTGCCTGTGAGTCGTGCCAATGAGGAAACAATATGCCGAGTTGTTAGAGATGCTTGCAAATCTGCCTTGTCTGCCTATCACACTACCATAGAAGAG CGGAGCACATCAGATCTTGGTTATTTGACTCTTTGTAGTCATGCAGCCTTTGCAAGTATCATCCAG GATGAAAAACTTATGGAAGAGGGTAAACTGGATTCCAGACTTCAAATTGCAGTTGCTGTAAGAGCAGGTGAGAAGAAAGTACTTAAGCAGATTGATGATTTATTCCGAGAGAGGGAGTTGGAGTTGGATGGGCTGGAGTACTACCAGGAGAGGAGGCTCAAGGACCTGGGGTTGGTTGGGGAGCAAGGTGAAATAATCTTTTGGGAATCCAAGTAG
- the LOC105058571 gene encoding fructose-bisphosphate aldolase-lysine N-methyltransferase, chloroplastic isoform X4, which produces MLALPRLLLPPSLLCTISNPHPLSLLTTTTTTTTRRIIALSQSRQHAAAIPSESAVRDFWQWLSDEGVANSSSSPPPVKPEFVPEGLGLVAQRDITKNEVVVEVPKKLWINPDTVAASDIGRVCGGLKPWVAISLFLLREKALGSASSWRPYLDILPLATDSPIFWSEEELSEIQGTQLLSTIMGVKEFVQSEFIKVEDDVILPNKDLFSSPITFNDFLWAFGILRSRAFPRLRGENLALIPLADLINHSSSITSEDSFWEIKGKGFFSRELIFSLRTPIYVKAGDQVYIQYDLAKSNAELALDYGFIESRQDREVYTLTLEITESDPFYGDKLDIAETNGLGETAYFDVILGSPLPPSMLPYLRLVALGGTDAFLLESIFRNSVWGHLELPVSRANEETICRVVRDACKSALSAYHTTIEENMMA; this is translated from the exons ATGTTGGCGTTACCCCGTCTcctccttcctccctccctcttaTGCACCATCTCCAACCCCCACCCCCTATCTCTtctcaccaccaccaccaccaccaccaccagaaGAATCATTGCCCTCTCTCAATCTCGACAACATGCCGCCGCCATCCCCTCCGAATCAGCTGTCCGCGACTTCTGGCAGTGGCTGTCCGACGAGGGAGTAGCAAATTCCTCCTCTTCCCCACCGCCAGTGAAGCCGGAGTTCGTCCCCGAAGGCCTAGGCCTTGTTGCCCAGCGGGACATAACCAAGAACGAGGTGGTGGTGGAGGTCCCCAAGAAGCTCTGGATCAACCCCGACACCGTCGCCGCCTCCGACATCGGGCGCGTCTGCGGAGGCCTCAAACCGTGGGTCGCCATTTCGCTCTTCCTCCTCAGGGAGAAGGCTTTGGGCTCGGCCTCTTCATGGCGCCCCTACCTCGACATCCTTCCGCTCGCCACAGATTCTCCCATCTTCTG GTCAGAGGAGGAGCTTTCCGAGATACAAG GAACCCAATTATTAAGCACAATAATGGGTGTCAAGGAATTCGTGCAGAGTGAGTTCATCAAAGTTGAGGATGATGTCATACTTCCAAACAAGGATCTCTTCTCCTCACCTATAACATTCAATGACTTCCTGTGGGCTTTCGGAATACTCAGGTCAAGGGCATTTCCACGCCTTCGTGGCGAAAatcttgctctaataccactggcTGACCTC ATCAACCATAGTTCCAGCATAACTTCAGAAGACTCTTTCTGGGAGATAAAAGGAAAGGGCTTCTTCTCAAGGGAACTCATATTCTCTTTGCGGACGCCAATTTATGTTAAGGCTGGTGACCAG GTGTATATTCAATATGATCTGGCAAAGAGCAATGCTGAATTGGCTCTTGACTATGGCTTCATTGAGTCAAGGCAAGATAGGGAGGTGTACACTTTGACATTAGAGATTACAGAATCAGATCCATTCTATGGAGACAAGCTGGATATTGCTGAAACAAATGGTTTAGGGGAGACTGCTTACTTTGATGTCATCCTGGGTTCTCCTCTCCCTCCATCAATGCTCCCATATCTTCGTTTGGTAGCTCTTGGGGGAACAGATGCATTTCTTCTAGAATCAATTTTTAGGAATTCAGTTTGGGGTCACCTTGAATTGCCTGTGAGTCGTGCCAATGAGGAAACAATATGCCGAGTTGTTAGAGATGCTTGCAAATCTGCCTTGTCTGCCTATCACACTACCATAGAAGAG AACATGATGGCCTAA
- the LOC105058571 gene encoding fructose-bisphosphate aldolase-lysine N-methyltransferase, chloroplastic isoform X2 translates to MLALPRLLLPPSLLCTISNPHPLSLLTTTTTTTTRRIIALSQSRQHAAAIPSESAVRDFWQWLSDEGVANSSSSPPPVKPEFVPEGLGLVAQRDITKNEVVVEVPKKLWINPDTVAASDIGRVCGGLKPWVAISLFLLREKALGSASSWRPYLDILPLATDSPIFWSEEELSEIQGTQLLSTIMGVKEFVQSEFIKVEDDVILPNKDLFSSPITFNDFLWAFGILRSRAFPRLRGENLALIPLADLINHSSSITSEDSFWEIKGKGFFSRELIFSLRTPIYVKAGDQVYIQYDLAKSNAELALDYGFIESRQDREVYTLTLEITESDPFYGDKLDIAETNGLGETAYFDVILGSPLPPSMLPYLRLVALGGTDAFLLESIFRNSVWGHLELPVSRANEETICRVVRDACKSALSAYHTTIEEDEKLMEEGKLDSRLQIAVAVRAGEKKVLKQIDDLFRERELELDGLEYYQERRLKDLGLVGEQGEIIFWESK, encoded by the exons ATGTTGGCGTTACCCCGTCTcctccttcctccctccctcttaTGCACCATCTCCAACCCCCACCCCCTATCTCTtctcaccaccaccaccaccaccaccaccagaaGAATCATTGCCCTCTCTCAATCTCGACAACATGCCGCCGCCATCCCCTCCGAATCAGCTGTCCGCGACTTCTGGCAGTGGCTGTCCGACGAGGGAGTAGCAAATTCCTCCTCTTCCCCACCGCCAGTGAAGCCGGAGTTCGTCCCCGAAGGCCTAGGCCTTGTTGCCCAGCGGGACATAACCAAGAACGAGGTGGTGGTGGAGGTCCCCAAGAAGCTCTGGATCAACCCCGACACCGTCGCCGCCTCCGACATCGGGCGCGTCTGCGGAGGCCTCAAACCGTGGGTCGCCATTTCGCTCTTCCTCCTCAGGGAGAAGGCTTTGGGCTCGGCCTCTTCATGGCGCCCCTACCTCGACATCCTTCCGCTCGCCACAGATTCTCCCATCTTCTG GTCAGAGGAGGAGCTTTCCGAGATACAAG GAACCCAATTATTAAGCACAATAATGGGTGTCAAGGAATTCGTGCAGAGTGAGTTCATCAAAGTTGAGGATGATGTCATACTTCCAAACAAGGATCTCTTCTCCTCACCTATAACATTCAATGACTTCCTGTGGGCTTTCGGAATACTCAGGTCAAGGGCATTTCCACGCCTTCGTGGCGAAAatcttgctctaataccactggcTGACCTC ATCAACCATAGTTCCAGCATAACTTCAGAAGACTCTTTCTGGGAGATAAAAGGAAAGGGCTTCTTCTCAAGGGAACTCATATTCTCTTTGCGGACGCCAATTTATGTTAAGGCTGGTGACCAG GTGTATATTCAATATGATCTGGCAAAGAGCAATGCTGAATTGGCTCTTGACTATGGCTTCATTGAGTCAAGGCAAGATAGGGAGGTGTACACTTTGACATTAGAGATTACAGAATCAGATCCATTCTATGGAGACAAGCTGGATATTGCTGAAACAAATGGTTTAGGGGAGACTGCTTACTTTGATGTCATCCTGGGTTCTCCTCTCCCTCCATCAATGCTCCCATATCTTCGTTTGGTAGCTCTTGGGGGAACAGATGCATTTCTTCTAGAATCAATTTTTAGGAATTCAGTTTGGGGTCACCTTGAATTGCCTGTGAGTCGTGCCAATGAGGAAACAATATGCCGAGTTGTTAGAGATGCTTGCAAATCTGCCTTGTCTGCCTATCACACTACCATAGAAGAG GATGAAAAACTTATGGAAGAGGGTAAACTGGATTCCAGACTTCAAATTGCAGTTGCTGTAAGAGCAGGTGAGAAGAAAGTACTTAAGCAGATTGATGATTTATTCCGAGAGAGGGAGTTGGAGTTGGATGGGCTGGAGTACTACCAGGAGAGGAGGCTCAAGGACCTGGGGTTGGTTGGGGAGCAAGGTGAAATAATCTTTTGGGAATCCAAGTAG